One region of Polynucleobacter paneuropaeus genomic DNA includes:
- a CDS encoding malate dehydrogenase produces the protein MAKAPMRVAVTGAAGQIGYSLLFRIANGDVLGKDQPVILQLLEIPDEKAQKALQGVMMELEDCAFPLLVGMTAHSDPMTAFKDIDIAFLVGARPRGPGMERKDLLAANAQIFTAQGKALNAVAKRTVKVLVVGNPANTNAYIAMKSAPDLPAKNFTAMLRLDHNRALSQLAAKMGKPVGDIEKLVVWGNHSPTMYPDHRFATVGGESVKTLINDPVWNKEVHIPTVGKRGAAIIEARGLSSAASAANAAIDHMHDWVLGTNGKWVTMGVPSNGEYGIPKDVIYGFPVTCENGEYKIVEGLEIDEFSRERMDHTLNELLEEQAGVKHLLS, from the coding sequence ATGGCAAAAGCCCCAATGCGTGTCGCCGTGACCGGTGCAGCCGGTCAAATTGGATATTCCCTCCTATTCCGCATCGCCAATGGCGACGTACTTGGCAAGGATCAACCCGTGATCTTGCAATTACTTGAGATTCCAGATGAAAAAGCCCAAAAAGCCCTCCAAGGCGTCATGATGGAATTAGAAGACTGCGCTTTCCCCTTGCTCGTTGGCATGACAGCGCATTCTGATCCAATGACTGCTTTTAAAGATATAGACATCGCGTTTTTGGTTGGGGCACGTCCTCGTGGTCCTGGCATGGAACGCAAAGATTTGTTGGCAGCAAACGCACAAATCTTCACCGCACAAGGCAAAGCACTCAACGCGGTTGCAAAACGGACCGTCAAAGTTTTAGTAGTTGGTAATCCTGCCAATACCAACGCTTACATTGCCATGAAATCTGCTCCAGATTTGCCAGCAAAAAATTTCACAGCCATGTTGCGCTTAGATCACAATCGCGCACTATCGCAACTTGCTGCCAAAATGGGTAAGCCTGTTGGTGACATTGAGAAACTCGTAGTTTGGGGTAATCACAGCCCAACAATGTATCCCGATCATCGCTTTGCAACAGTTGGTGGTGAGTCTGTTAAGACCCTCATCAATGATCCAGTGTGGAACAAAGAGGTTCATATTCCCACTGTTGGCAAACGCGGTGCAGCCATTATTGAAGCACGTGGCCTTTCTTCTGCTGCATCTGCAGCGAATGCTGCCATCGATCACATGCACGATTGGGTGCTTGGTACTAACGGCAAGTGGGTCACCATGGGCGTTCCTTCAAATGGTGAATATGGCATCCCTAAGGATGTCATCTACGGCTTCCCCGTCACTTGCGAAAATGGTGAGTACAAAATTGTCGAAGGCTTAGAGATCGACGAGTTCTCTCGTGAGCGTATGGACCATACTCTCAATGAACTTCTTGAAGAACAAGCAGGCGTAAAACATTTACTTTCATAA
- a CDS encoding DUF2863 family protein, whose amino-acid sequence MAIHRSKSSQRSSPEVERLVADSISLAASGSQVEDRFWEGRLDERLLRLLKSQNQNAIDAALDQTFRINTIAFEVLADAAETLAESIRIEHDGQQWDALLLAIPIVAHTRYQIPSGPLPTTVVQATALALHNTVTAVDSRLAIVPWLYSIDQMPQSHCQTRVLTETLAMAAVTGSDIKLELRDMSETIAVLADPRFIVAVVAAPTGSPLFRWQAETPLRQERGVSLIGWQNAMHDPIASLLPGCEFELLLPEAYFTNCRLADKHVRPLSIRAAVNFLESTIGVLPAGLSSVVGAFGEEQADEYRISFSIKGSSEINYGVIWPLYDRESVANDALNDLSDDESPIKRICDALHDAGVEDVFRHAMLFDPELCDDCGAPLFPDRLGEQVHAEMPEDTPSQQPLFH is encoded by the coding sequence ATGGCTATACATCGCAGTAAAAGTTCCCAAAGAAGCTCACCTGAGGTAGAGCGCCTTGTAGCCGACTCGATTTCTTTGGCGGCATCGGGTAGCCAAGTAGAAGACCGTTTCTGGGAGGGGCGGCTGGATGAACGATTACTCCGTTTATTGAAAAGTCAAAATCAGAACGCGATTGATGCTGCGCTCGATCAAACTTTTCGGATTAATACCATTGCATTTGAAGTCTTAGCAGATGCTGCAGAAACCTTAGCCGAGTCTATCCGCATTGAACACGATGGCCAACAATGGGATGCTTTATTACTAGCGATACCGATCGTAGCCCACACGCGCTATCAAATTCCCTCGGGCCCACTGCCAACTACAGTTGTTCAAGCTACAGCGCTTGCTCTTCACAATACCGTAACGGCTGTAGATTCACGCTTAGCCATCGTCCCTTGGCTTTACAGTATTGATCAAATGCCCCAATCGCATTGCCAAACACGAGTATTAACAGAGACACTTGCTATGGCTGCAGTGACAGGTAGTGACATTAAGCTCGAACTGCGCGATATGTCTGAGACGATTGCTGTCCTCGCCGATCCTCGCTTTATTGTTGCTGTAGTTGCAGCACCAACAGGATCGCCATTGTTTCGTTGGCAAGCTGAAACGCCTTTACGACAAGAGCGGGGCGTTAGTCTGATTGGTTGGCAAAACGCTATGCATGATCCAATTGCTTCTTTACTTCCAGGTTGTGAGTTTGAACTTTTATTACCCGAGGCCTACTTTACCAATTGCCGTTTAGCAGATAAACATGTTCGGCCGTTGAGTATTCGAGCCGCTGTTAACTTTCTAGAATCCACTATTGGTGTTCTACCAGCAGGGCTGTCATCGGTAGTTGGTGCTTTTGGTGAAGAGCAGGCAGATGAATATCGAATCTCCTTCAGCATTAAAGGTTCTTCTGAAATTAATTACGGCGTGATTTGGCCTCTATACGACCGCGAGAGCGTTGCTAATGATGCGCTCAATGACTTATCGGACGATGAGAGTCCCATCAAACGCATCTGTGATGCTTTGCATGATGCAGGGGTAGAAGACGTCTTCCGTCATGCGATGCTCTTCGATCCAGAGCTTTGTGATGATTGCGGAGCACCACTTTTTCCCGACCGTTTGGGTGAACAGGTTCATGCGGAAATGCCAGAGGATACGCCGTCTCAACAGCCTCTCTTCCATTAA
- the yaaA gene encoding peroxide stress protein YaaA, translated as MLIVLSPAKSLDYETPAKVKSSTLPEFVTESAKLIADLKKLSPQELAKLMGVSDQLAALNVGRYRDWPKKFTPENSKPAIFAFDGDVYDGFAVNSLSPKAIAFAQDHIRILSGLYGALRPLDLMQPYRLEMGTNFANARGKDLYAFWGKRVTEALKKLLEQEKEPCLLNLASEEYFKVVQPKDLACRVISPVFQDAKDGKYKIISFYAKRARGLMARYVVENRLTKPADLKGFNLDGYRYCASESKPDKPVFRRAEKK; from the coding sequence ATGTTGATCGTCCTTTCCCCAGCAAAATCCCTTGATTACGAGACTCCCGCTAAAGTTAAGTCAAGTACCTTGCCTGAATTCGTTACCGAGTCAGCAAAGCTCATTGCCGACCTTAAAAAGCTTTCCCCTCAGGAGCTTGCCAAATTAATGGGTGTATCAGACCAACTAGCCGCCCTCAACGTTGGTCGTTATCGTGATTGGCCAAAGAAGTTCACGCCGGAGAACAGTAAGCCTGCCATTTTTGCTTTTGATGGGGACGTCTATGATGGTTTTGCTGTCAACAGCCTCAGCCCAAAGGCTATTGCGTTTGCACAGGACCACATACGGATTTTGTCGGGACTCTACGGTGCTTTGCGCCCTTTAGATCTGATGCAGCCTTATCGCTTAGAAATGGGAACCAACTTTGCGAATGCCAGAGGCAAAGATTTGTATGCTTTTTGGGGTAAGCGGGTAACTGAGGCACTCAAAAAGCTACTTGAGCAAGAAAAAGAGCCATGCTTACTGAATCTGGCTTCCGAGGAGTACTTCAAGGTAGTGCAGCCTAAAGATTTGGCTTGCAGGGTGATTTCACCAGTCTTTCAAGATGCCAAAGACGGTAAGTACAAAATCATCTCGTTTTATGCCAAGCGTGCTCGGGGTTTAATGGCGCGCTATGTGGTTGAGAATCGATTGACCAAACCGGCAGATCTCAAAGGATTTAATTTGGACGGTTATCGGTATTGCGCCAGCGAGTCAAAACCAGATAAGCCGGTATTCCGGCGTGCGGAGAAAAAATAA
- a CDS encoding glutathione binding-like protein, protein MIDVYSWATPNGHKIHIMLEECGYRLGKDWLAHPIDIGAGDQFKPDFLKISPNNKIPAIVDPNGPDGKPISIFESGAILLYLAAKTGKFLPKSTRAKYDVLQWLMFQMGGLGPMLGQNHHFRTYAPEKIEYAINRYTNEAKRLYGVLDRQLSKHPFIAGNEYSIADIAIFPWTRNWKNQGIEIDEFPHFKKWFEKISARPAVRRGVEVLTNLRKPLTDDKARDLLFGASQYQKRK, encoded by the coding sequence GTGATTGATGTCTACAGTTGGGCTACGCCTAATGGGCACAAGATCCATATCATGCTTGAAGAATGTGGCTATCGTCTTGGCAAAGACTGGTTGGCTCATCCAATTGATATTGGTGCAGGCGATCAATTTAAGCCTGACTTTTTAAAAATCAGTCCCAACAATAAAATTCCAGCCATCGTTGATCCAAATGGCCCCGATGGAAAACCCATTAGTATTTTTGAGTCAGGCGCAATCTTGCTTTACCTTGCTGCTAAAACCGGCAAATTTCTTCCAAAGAGTACGCGCGCAAAATATGATGTCTTGCAATGGTTGATGTTTCAGATGGGCGGACTAGGTCCAATGCTGGGACAAAATCATCACTTCCGCACTTATGCACCAGAAAAAATTGAATACGCAATTAATCGCTACACCAATGAAGCGAAACGTTTATATGGTGTGCTAGATCGACAACTTAGCAAACATCCATTCATCGCTGGTAATGAGTACTCGATTGCCGATATCGCGATCTTTCCTTGGACTCGCAATTGGAAAAATCAAGGGATTGAGATTGATGAGTTTCCTCACTTTAAGAAATGGTTTGAAAAGATTTCTGCTAGGCCAGCTGTTAGGCGCGGTGTTGAAGTGCTAACGAATCTACGTAAGCCTTTAACGGATGATAAAGCGAGAGACCTCTTATTTGGCGCGAGTCAGTATCAAAAAAGGAAATGA
- a CDS encoding 3-hydroxybutyryl-CoA dehydrogenase → MSIQSVGIIGAGTMGNGIAQVCAVAGLDVVMIDINDAAVERGLSHIGKSLDRLIKKETLSAEDKNAALKRIKASTSYADLKGLSLVIEAATENQAVKEKILHQIDEIVGKDTIIATNTSSLSITKLAALNSDPTRFIGMHFFNPPPLMALVEVIRGLQTSDATHRAIIEMAKRIGKEPITVKNSPGFAVNRILIPMINEAFFVLQEGLASPEDIDAGMKLGCNQPIGPLALADLIGLDTCLAVMEVFFENFSDSKYRPCPLLREMVAAGYLGRKTGRGVFTYDQ, encoded by the coding sequence ATGAGTATTCAATCGGTTGGCATAATTGGGGCGGGCACGATGGGCAATGGCATTGCTCAAGTTTGCGCAGTGGCGGGCCTGGATGTTGTGATGATTGATATTAATGATGCTGCTGTAGAGCGCGGCTTGAGTCATATCGGCAAGAGTCTTGACCGTTTAATCAAGAAAGAAACCCTTAGCGCCGAAGATAAAAATGCTGCCCTCAAACGTATTAAAGCTAGCACCTCATATGCCGATCTCAAGGGGCTCTCTTTAGTTATTGAGGCTGCGACTGAGAATCAAGCAGTAAAAGAAAAAATTCTGCATCAGATTGATGAAATCGTCGGCAAAGATACCATCATTGCCACGAATACTTCCTCGCTATCGATTACCAAACTGGCAGCACTGAACTCTGACCCTACCCGTTTCATCGGGATGCACTTCTTTAATCCCCCTCCTTTAATGGCTTTAGTTGAGGTGATACGCGGATTACAAACCAGTGATGCAACTCATAGGGCGATTATTGAAATGGCTAAGCGCATTGGTAAAGAGCCGATTACCGTCAAGAATTCGCCCGGTTTTGCGGTCAATCGCATTTTGATTCCAATGATTAATGAAGCCTTTTTTGTATTGCAAGAAGGTTTAGCAAGTCCGGAAGATATTGATGCTGGGATGAAGCTAGGCTGCAACCAACCCATCGGCCCACTCGCTTTAGCAGACTTGATCGGTTTAGATACCTGCCTTGCCGTTATGGAAGTCTTTTTTGAAAACTTCAGCGACTCTAAGTATCGGCCTTGTCCCCTCTTGCGCGAGATGGTAGCAGCGGGCTATCTCGGACGCAAAACAGGACGTGGCGTATTTACCTATGATCAATGA
- a CDS encoding DUF3429 domain-containing protein — MNPLPPVVRYLAYAGLIPFIGLALMVQLAPTPMNYLSAESIASYGAIIVAFMGALHWGANLQTLGKPASGDRWIDRNAWIWGITPALIAWVALHIYIPVSLIILAATLVIQRNIDKDTYTYYFTNDDARSAFLTMRTRLSYIAAACLTWAALVILFVQN, encoded by the coding sequence GTGAACCCCTTACCGCCAGTTGTTCGCTATTTAGCCTATGCGGGCTTGATCCCCTTTATTGGTCTTGCTTTGATGGTGCAACTGGCTCCCACTCCAATGAATTACCTTAGTGCCGAATCCATTGCGAGCTACGGCGCCATCATCGTTGCTTTTATGGGGGCATTGCATTGGGGTGCTAATTTACAAACTCTTGGTAAACCGGCTAGCGGCGATCGCTGGATTGATCGCAATGCCTGGATTTGGGGAATCACCCCCGCGCTCATCGCTTGGGTTGCGCTTCATATCTATATCCCTGTCAGTCTGATCATTTTGGCGGCGACCTTGGTGATTCAACGTAATATTGATAAAGATACATATACCTATTACTTTACAAATGATGATGCACGTTCTGCATTTTTAACGATGCGTACCCGCCTAAGCTATATTGCCGCAGCGTGTTTGACTTGGGCAGCGCTGGTTATTTTATTTGTTCAGAACTGA
- a CDS encoding replication-associated recombination protein A: MSGLFESNPPPPLAEALRPQSIEDVIGQTHLLAAGKPLNLAFASGKPHSMILWGPPGVGKTTLARLSAKAFDREFIALSAVLAGVKEIREAIERAEQNMAQYGRQTILFVDEIHRFNKSQQDALLPHVESGLFTFIGATTENPSFEVNSALLSRAQVYTLKSLSPSELSQLIERARVSSIPNLEFEESALDALVAHADGDARRLLNLLEQIRNATSATGSEIKKIDHEFIHSALSMQTRRFDKGGDQFYDQISALHKSVRGSDPDASLYWFCRMLDGGADPRYLARRIIRMAWEDIGLADPRAMQLANDAALTYERLGSPEGEIALGQAIVYLAVAAKSNASYKAFNAAKDFVAKDATRPVPTHLRNAPTQLMKELGHGKAYRYAHDEPHAYAAGESYLPEGMPAPHWYEPVDRGLESQIAEKMAFLRKLDTEAKKK; this comes from the coding sequence ATGAGCGGTCTATTCGAAAGTAACCCACCGCCACCCTTAGCTGAAGCTTTGCGTCCACAAAGTATTGAAGACGTTATAGGTCAAACCCATTTATTGGCGGCTGGTAAGCCACTCAACCTTGCCTTTGCCTCTGGCAAGCCACACTCGATGATTTTGTGGGGCCCTCCTGGTGTGGGTAAAACTACTCTCGCCCGTTTATCCGCTAAAGCGTTTGATCGAGAATTTATTGCACTGTCTGCAGTCTTAGCCGGCGTTAAAGAAATTCGGGAGGCCATTGAACGCGCCGAGCAGAATATGGCGCAGTACGGCAGACAAACCATCCTATTTGTAGATGAGATTCATCGCTTTAATAAGAGTCAGCAAGATGCCCTACTCCCCCATGTTGAATCAGGGCTATTTACCTTTATTGGGGCCACAACCGAGAATCCATCCTTTGAGGTGAACTCAGCGCTCTTATCGCGGGCTCAAGTCTATACCCTCAAATCACTTTCTCCATCTGAGTTAAGCCAATTAATTGAGCGAGCTCGCGTCTCGTCAATTCCAAACTTGGAGTTTGAAGAATCTGCTTTAGATGCTTTAGTTGCCCATGCTGATGGTGATGCACGACGTTTACTGAATTTACTTGAACAAATACGGAATGCCACCTCGGCGACTGGCTCAGAGATCAAGAAAATTGATCATGAGTTCATTCATAGTGCACTGAGCATGCAAACTCGCCGCTTCGATAAAGGCGGCGATCAGTTCTACGATCAAATATCTGCTCTACATAAATCAGTGCGCGGCTCTGATCCAGATGCATCACTTTATTGGTTCTGTCGCATGCTTGATGGCGGCGCAGATCCACGCTATTTAGCTAGGCGCATTATTCGGATGGCATGGGAAGACATTGGCCTAGCTGATCCCAGAGCAATGCAACTGGCGAACGATGCTGCGCTCACTTATGAACGACTGGGCTCTCCAGAAGGTGAGATTGCCTTAGGGCAGGCTATTGTCTATTTAGCGGTAGCGGCAAAAAGTAATGCAAGCTATAAAGCCTTTAATGCCGCCAAAGACTTTGTTGCCAAGGATGCAACCAGACCAGTACCGACGCATTTACGCAATGCCCCCACCCAACTCATGAAAGAGCTGGGTCATGGAAAAGCCTATCGCTATGCTCATGATGAGCCGCATGCCTATGCTGCTGGTGAAAGCTATCTTCCAGAAGGAATGCCTGCCCCACATTGGTATGAGCCGGTTGATCGGGGCTTAGAGAGTCAAATTGCTGAAAAAATGGCTTTCTTACGCAAACTCGATACTGAAGCAAAGAAGAAATAA
- a CDS encoding peptidylprolyl isomerase, with product MRKLFTGFIFTLACLASQMALAGPKVEFKTTMGNFVVELDADKAPKTTANFLNYVKSGFYNGTIFHRVIDGFMIQGGGFTPDLVQKPTNPPVVSEAQNGLKNQTYTIAMARTSDPDSATAQFFINVKDNQGLDYPNAMGNGYTVFGKVISGTQTIDAIRQIPTMVANAPRMGRMGDVPTKTVTIESATILK from the coding sequence ATGCGCAAACTATTCACCGGCTTCATTTTCACTCTCGCTTGCTTGGCCAGTCAAATGGCTCTAGCAGGGCCTAAGGTTGAATTTAAAACCACTATGGGTAATTTTGTTGTAGAGCTGGATGCTGACAAAGCACCTAAGACCACAGCCAACTTCTTGAACTACGTGAAAAGTGGTTTTTATAACGGCACGATTTTTCATCGCGTGATTGATGGCTTCATGATTCAGGGCGGCGGATTCACGCCTGACTTAGTTCAAAAACCCACCAACCCTCCTGTTGTGTCTGAAGCACAGAATGGTTTAAAGAACCAGACTTACACCATCGCTATGGCTCGTACATCCGATCCTGATTCCGCTACCGCACAATTTTTTATTAACGTGAAAGACAATCAAGGCCTTGACTATCCCAATGCGATGGGTAATGGTTACACCGTCTTTGGTAAGGTTATCTCTGGAACGCAAACTATTGATGCTATTCGTCAAATCCCCACAATGGTTGCAAATGCTCCTCGCATGGGTCGTATGGGCGATGTTCCTACTAAAACTGTGACTATTGAGTCAGCCACGATATTGAAGTAA
- a CDS encoding bifunctional chorismate-binding protein/class IV aminotransferase — protein MILLDDSQSTVSNPTSRLYQDPIQHWCIYPSARPEENEAAIEQVFKELAQASARGEYLVTALAYELGLHFQGLKPPLRDHPLIEAWSFKNYEALSKPAVDQFLAARISHLPENETFAGVADLNTSIDFEQFSSDLNQIREWILAGDVYQINHTYRLGGQVYGSPLALYSRLRKRQPGRFGAFIQSSGRSILSHSPELFIQRSGDTLTAMPMKGTASALNSNGTELSEDPKNQAENVMIVDLLRNDLGRIAQTGSVKVSKLFEVARHGDVLQMTSTVEAQLKRGAEFLDILRAVFPCGSVTGAPKKRSMEIIQGLEPSRDYYCGAIGWLDPDHRFALSVPIRTLEIDHANYNHASLTMGVGAGITIESKPDAEWQECAIKSVFLTELPSSVGLFETILIKHGEVQLIESHLDRLAHSAQYLGIPFDRPVAKNYILQAWRDFSLGSNPSSQYRLRVDLSPIGKLTHSTSELSPLSESVKLFWAKDILADPAYSVMQSQDCLLQHKSHSRTWYDRAWRLAETHGGFDALFTNEAGFVTEGGRSSIFIRKPNMTEWLTPPLTAGLLPGVMRAQILGDPSWNAREANLTIEDVLMADKIVITNALRGAVPAHL, from the coding sequence ATGATTCTGCTAGATGATTCGCAAAGTACTGTAAGCAATCCCACCAGTCGCCTATATCAAGACCCAATACAACATTGGTGTATTTATCCTAGCGCTCGGCCTGAAGAAAATGAAGCTGCTATCGAGCAGGTTTTTAAAGAATTAGCACAAGCCTCTGCCAGGGGTGAATATCTCGTTACTGCCCTAGCTTATGAATTGGGTTTGCATTTTCAAGGGCTCAAACCGCCTTTAAGAGATCATCCTTTAATTGAAGCTTGGTCATTTAAAAACTATGAAGCGCTTTCAAAGCCAGCGGTAGACCAATTTTTGGCAGCGCGCATTAGCCACTTACCTGAAAATGAGACCTTTGCTGGCGTCGCCGATCTCAATACCTCAATCGACTTTGAGCAATTTTCATCAGACTTGAATCAGATACGAGAATGGATCTTGGCTGGTGATGTCTATCAGATCAATCACACCTATCGTCTTGGGGGTCAGGTGTATGGGTCTCCTCTAGCCCTCTATAGTCGCTTACGTAAGCGCCAGCCTGGGCGCTTTGGTGCATTCATTCAATCTTCAGGTCGCTCTATTTTGTCTCACTCGCCTGAGTTATTCATTCAACGTAGTGGCGATACCTTAACTGCGATGCCGATGAAAGGCACCGCTAGTGCACTCAATAGCAATGGGACTGAGCTTTCTGAAGACCCCAAGAATCAGGCTGAAAACGTCATGATTGTGGATTTACTACGCAATGACTTGGGGCGTATAGCCCAAACCGGTTCAGTCAAAGTGTCCAAGTTATTCGAAGTTGCAAGGCATGGTGATGTCTTGCAAATGACTTCGACTGTTGAGGCTCAACTGAAAAGGGGGGCTGAATTTCTGGACATACTGCGGGCTGTTTTTCCATGTGGCTCTGTCACTGGCGCTCCCAAGAAGCGAAGCATGGAAATTATTCAAGGACTAGAGCCCAGTCGCGACTACTATTGCGGTGCAATTGGTTGGTTAGACCCGGATCACCGTTTTGCCTTGAGTGTTCCGATCCGCACCCTAGAGATAGATCACGCTAATTACAATCACGCTTCATTGACGATGGGGGTTGGAGCAGGCATCACCATTGAATCTAAACCAGATGCAGAATGGCAAGAGTGTGCGATTAAATCTGTTTTTCTGACAGAGCTCCCGAGCTCAGTTGGCTTATTCGAAACCATCTTGATTAAGCACGGCGAAGTTCAATTGATCGAATCCCATCTCGACAGGCTTGCGCATTCGGCACAATATCTAGGCATTCCCTTCGACCGCCCTGTAGCCAAAAACTATATTTTGCAAGCATGGAGGGACTTTAGCTTGGGTTCAAATCCATCGTCCCAATATCGTCTTCGAGTAGATTTAAGTCCAATTGGCAAATTAACGCATAGCACTTCAGAATTAAGTCCACTATCTGAATCAGTAAAGCTTTTTTGGGCAAAAGATATTCTTGCTGACCCGGCCTACTCAGTAATGCAGTCTCAAGATTGCTTGCTGCAACATAAATCACACTCTCGAACCTGGTATGACCGAGCATGGCGGTTGGCCGAAACTCATGGGGGGTTTGATGCTCTTTTTACGAATGAAGCCGGTTTTGTAACTGAAGGGGGTCGTAGCAGTATCTTTATTCGGAAGCCAAATATGACTGAGTGGCTTACCCCGCCTCTGACTGCTGGTCTTTTACCTGGCGTGATGCGCGCTCAGATTCTTGGTGATCCAAGCTGGAATGCCCGCGAGGCTAACCTGACAATAGAAGATGTACTAATGGCAGATAAAATAGTCATTACAAATGCATTACGCGGTGCAGTTCCCGCCCATCTCTAG
- a CDS encoding NUDIX hydrolase: protein MKFCSQCASPLVMRIPADDSRERYICEQCGSIHYENPRNVVGSIPIYGDQVLLCRRAIEPRYGFWTLPAGFLEIGETTSAGAIRETIEEAGANVDIGPLFSLLNVVHAQQVHLFYLAQMRTPDFEAGVESLEVAMFLEKDIPWQDLAFPTVKQTLEWYFADRAAGRLDHRDSITVHTRDVLRSEKI from the coding sequence ATGAAGTTTTGTTCGCAATGTGCCTCACCCCTGGTTATGCGTATTCCAGCAGACGACTCTCGTGAGCGTTATATCTGCGAGCAGTGCGGAAGCATTCATTACGAAAACCCCCGCAATGTGGTGGGTAGTATTCCAATCTATGGGGATCAAGTCTTACTATGTCGCCGGGCAATAGAACCCCGTTATGGCTTTTGGACCCTACCTGCAGGTTTTCTAGAAATTGGTGAAACCACTAGCGCTGGTGCGATTAGGGAAACCATCGAAGAAGCTGGGGCAAATGTCGATATCGGACCATTATTTTCTCTGCTCAATGTTGTGCATGCACAGCAAGTGCATCTTTTCTACTTGGCTCAAATGCGGACACCAGACTTTGAAGCTGGAGTTGAAAGCCTAGAGGTAGCCATGTTCTTAGAAAAGGATATCCCCTGGCAAGATTTAGCATTCCCTACTGTCAAGCAAACCCTCGAGTGGTATTTTGCTGATCGGGCTGCTGGACGTCTCGATCATCGTGATTCCATTACTGTTCATACTCGCGATGTTCTGCGCAGTGAAAAAATTTAA
- the aat gene encoding leucyl/phenylalanyl-tRNA--protein transferase, which yields MNRIPWLGPNDAFPNPLLTSDPDATVPGLFAVSERIYPNQLQSAYQLGLFPWYSDNQPVLWWSPDPRMVLVPTEFKCSDSLKKSLRNFIADNSKAILVDQDFSAVVRACATSKRKDQDSTWITHEIVDAYTALFEAGKAHCIAVTDQDILIGGLYCVCFGKAVFGESMFSKQSDSSKIALAALCAFCAQNGVPMIDCQQETAHLSSLGASPIKRETFLQSLQTSLNQTNIELPWTFTKKILQYWL from the coding sequence ATGAATCGCATTCCTTGGCTCGGCCCAAATGACGCTTTTCCGAATCCCTTATTGACCAGTGATCCTGATGCCACTGTTCCTGGCCTCTTTGCAGTTAGCGAGCGTATTTATCCCAATCAATTACAGTCTGCTTATCAGCTTGGATTATTCCCTTGGTACTCGGATAATCAACCCGTACTTTGGTGGTCACCGGATCCCCGGATGGTCCTAGTCCCCACTGAATTTAAATGTAGTGATTCTCTCAAAAAATCCTTACGAAACTTTATTGCTGATAATTCAAAAGCCATTCTGGTTGACCAGGACTTTTCAGCAGTAGTTCGAGCCTGTGCAACCAGTAAGCGAAAAGACCAAGACAGCACATGGATCACCCATGAAATTGTTGACGCATATACCGCACTCTTCGAAGCAGGCAAGGCCCATTGCATTGCCGTCACAGATCAAGATATTCTGATTGGGGGTCTTTACTGTGTTTGTTTCGGTAAAGCTGTCTTTGGTGAGTCTATGTTCAGTAAGCAAAGCGATAGCTCTAAGATTGCCTTGGCTGCACTGTGCGCCTTTTGTGCCCAAAATGGCGTACCCATGATCGATTGTCAACAAGAGACAGCCCACCTAAGCTCACTAGGCGCCTCCCCTATCAAACGGGAGACCTTTTTACAATCACTGCAGACCTCTCTAAATCAAACTAATATAGAGCTACCTTGGACTTTTACTAAAAAGATACTTCAGTACTGGCTATGA